In Osmerus eperlanus chromosome 17, fOsmEpe2.1, whole genome shotgun sequence, a single genomic region encodes these proteins:
- the LOC134037743 gene encoding small nuclear ribonucleoprotein F: protein MSLPLNPKPFLNGLTGKPVMVKLKWGMEYKGYLVSVDSYMNMQLANTEEYVDGALAGHLGEVLVRCNNVLYIRGVEEEEEDGEMRE, encoded by the exons ATG AGTTTACCGCTGAACCCCAAGCCCTTCCTCAACGGCCTGACAGGCAAGCCTGTGATGGTGAAGCTAAAGTGGGGGATGGAGTACAAGGGCTACCTGGTGTCTGTGGATAGCTATATGAACATGCAG TTGGCGAACACAGAAGAGTATGTGGATGGAGCATTGGCAGGCCACCTTGGAGAAGTACTTGTTAG GTGTAATAATGTTTTATATatcagaggagtggaggaagaggaagaggatggagagatgagagaatga
- the amdhd1 gene encoding probable imidazolonepropionase — protein MATKNKLLVKNAKQLVLICNNGEKYLTKTEMQQLCVIVNGSVIIGSDGLIKAVGPAETIEAQYSGESFDKVIDASGMCVIPGLVDAHTHPVWAGDRVHEFSMKLAGATYMDVHRAGGGIHFTVEHTRAAPASTLLASLTSRLGRMQRAGTTLVECKSGYGLELPTELKMLEVIETARHTLPINISSTYCGAHAVPKGKTVAEATEDILQVQLPELRERITAGALRVDNIDVFCEQGVFDLSATRAILQAGKDMGLNINFHGDELHPMNSAQLGAELGALAISHLEEVTDEGIAAMATAKTAAVLLPTTAYILRLPQPRARDMLEAGVVVALGSDFNPNAYCCSMPMVMHLACVNMRMSMPEALAASTINAAYALGRSHSHGSLEVNKHGDLLVLNATRWEHLIYQLGGHQELVRYVVISGNVIYDNDKTLDF, from the exons ATGGCAACCAAAAATAAGCTTTTGGTAAAAAACGCAAAACAACTGGTTTTAATTTGCAACAATGGCGAGAAGTACCTGACGAAGACAGAGATGCAGCAACTGTGTGTAATAGTGAATGGCAGCGTTATCATTGGGAG TGACGGGTTGATAAAAGCTGTTGGACCGGCCGAGACCATCGAGGCTCAATATTCAGGAGAGTCATTCGACAAAGTGATCGATGCGTCGGGAATGTGTGTCATCCCAG GGCTGGTGGATGCACACACTCATCCAGTATGGGCTGGTGACAGGGTGCATGAATTTTCCATGAAG CTGGCCGGAGCCACTTACATGGATGTGCATCGGGCAGGCGGAGGGATCCACTTCACAGTGGAGCACACCCGTGCTGCCCCTGCATCCACCCTGCTGGCCTCTCTGACCAGCCGGCTGGGCCGCATGCAGCGGGCAGGGACCACCCTGGTGGAGTGTAAGAGTGGCTATGGCCTGGAGCTGCCAACAGAGCTCAAGATGCTGGAGGTCATAGAGACAGCGAGACACACTCTGCCCATCAACATCTCCTCTACCTACTGTGGAGCCCATGCCGTGCCCAA GGGTAAGACTGTTGCCGAGGCGACAGAGGACATCTTGCAGGTGCAGCTGCCAGAGCTACGTGAGCGTATAACCGCTGGAGCTCTGAGGGTCGACAACATCGATGTGttctgtgagcagggtgtgtttgACCTCAGTGCTACCCGCGCCATCCTGCAGGCTGGCAAAGACATGGGTCTCAACATCAACTTCCATGGGGACGAGCTTCACCCCATGAACTCTGCACAG CTTGGGGCGGAGCTTGGTGCCTTGGCCATTAgtcacctggaggaggtgacAGATGAGGGCAttgctgccatggcaacagccAAAACAGCAGCTGTCCTGCTCCCAACAACAGCTTACATCCTGCG GCTTCCTCAGCCGAGAGCGCGAGACATGCTGGAAGCTGGGGTTGTTGTTGCCCTGGGTAGTGATTTTAACCCCAATGCCTACTGCTGTTCCATG CCCATGGTCATGCACCTGGCTTGTGTTAACATGAGGATGTCTATGCCTGAGGCTCTGGCCGCCTCCACCATCAATGCAGCGTACGCCCTGGGGCGCTCTCACTCCCACGGCTCCCTGGAGGTCAACAAACACGGCGATCTGCTGGTCCTCAACGCCACGCG GTGGGAGCACCTTATCTACCAGCTGGGGGGCCACCAGGAACTGGTCCGCTATGTTGTCATCTCAGGAAATGTCATTTACGATAATGACAAAACCCTGGACTTCTAG
- the LOC134037767 gene encoding tetraspanin-9, producing the protein MARGCVCCVKYMLFLFNLLFWLSGCGLLGVGVWLSVSQGSFATLSPSFPSFSAANLIITLGTVVMVTGFLGCLGAIKENKCLLLSFFIVLLVILLAELILLILFFVYTDKVSENAGRDLKEGLVLFNTDNNAGLKNAWNTIQSEWRCCGVTGYKDWHAALLEEVVPDSCCQDIFQDCGRNATNTFWTRGCYEKVEEWLDDNKHLLGTIAMGVLVIQLLGMAFSMTLYQQIHRAGKKYEA; encoded by the exons ATGGCTCGTGGTTGTGTCTGCTGTGTTAAATATATGTTGTTCCTCTTCAACCTGCTCTTTTGG TTGAGTGGGTGTGGTTTGTTGGGTGTGGGGGTATGGCTGTCAGTGTCTCAAGGCAGCTTTGCCACCCTCTCGCCCTCGTTCCCCTCGTTTTCTGCTGCCAACCTCATCATCACCCTTGGTACCGTCGTCATGGTTACGGGGTTTCTGGGTTGCCTGGGCGCCATCAAGGAGAACAAGTGCCTTCTTCTAAGT TTTTTCATTGTATTGTTGGTTATTCTCTTGGCGGAGCTGATCCTTCTCATCCTATTCTTTGTCTACACAGACAAG GTGAGTGAGAACGCCGGGCGTGACCTGAAGGAGGGGCTGGTTCTGTTCAACACTGACAACAATGCAGGCCTCAAGAACGCTTGGAACACCATCCAGTCAGAG TGGCGGTGTTGTGGAGTGACGGGGTACAAAGACTGGCACGCCGccctgctggaggaggtggtgccAGACAGCTGCTGTCAGGACATCTTCCAGGACTGTGGTCGCAATGCCACCAACACATTCTggacaagg gGTTGTTacgagaaggtggaggagtggcTGGATGATAACAAACACCTGCTTGGCACTATAGCTATGGGTGTCCTGGTGATACAG CTCTTGGGAATGGCCTTCTCCATGACTCTGTACCAGCAGATTCACAGAGCTGGGAAGAAATATGAagcctaa
- the elapor2b gene encoding UPF0577 protein KIAA1324-like homolog, whose translation MLERSEGFCFLLFLTVSQILSEKMDLRPCIETDYYYEYTECDSTGSRWRVAIPHNQGSCSGLPTPTRGTDCTFSCAAGEYLDMSTQKCRPCASGSYSLGSGLRFDQWDSIPDGFTSLATFIDLNGEDSQACNGSSWTPQGVYLESSRDECSVSLVYAVRLEKQGLVSFSYQYPDSNIFFQFYVQNEQCQEMFQNDDQKWIKPTTTGEWDTHTVNLNSGTNILYWRTTGILDGGKMVKPVLLKNIQIEGVAYTSECFRCRPGWFSPDPGSSSCQTCPRNTASSKGASSCTPCPDNQYSHEGWAECRERPACSEKDYFQIHTPCDSEGKTQVTYRWVEPQICVENMTGAVTLPPTGERAPCPPCNPGYYNTNDSTCFPCPHGTHSDGTSVCEECPAGTEPVLGYEYKWWNVLPSNMKTSCFNVGNTKCDDMNGWEVAGDHIQSGSGGSDNDYLILNLHVPGFKLPTSLSGMTGSEYGRITFVFETVCSADCELYFMMDVNRKSTTVVESWEGSKEKQSYTHVMSTNSSVSYTWAFQRTNKALDARQLVGDVVKLYSVSVTNVLNGVASACRACALVSQSSKQAGSTCVPCPAGFYIDRDTNRCQECPPDTHLTGHHTYGQDACAPCGPGSKSNKDHSLCYSDCSFTYVGKNQTWTFDLSPLSKVASLINGPSFTSKGTKYLHQFNISLCGHEGKRAAVCTDNVTDLTSKDLQSDSAQFVNSVDSFICQSTIIPADGRGFRMALSSQSISLADTFLGATVDTALDGVNAKPELYPKNSKDVPDINFFYRSTQATASCERGRSTVITVRCNPERSENGDLSVPSLCPAGTCDGCTFYFLWESPSACPLCTQSDFHQIEGACKGAVQETLYMWNEPKLCTKGVSLPDTSSTACDAIALWLKMGVGGGAFMAVLLISLTCYFWKKNKRLEYKYSRLVMTANKECELPAADSCALAEGEEPEDDVVYSQNSSLLGKLRAIANKGEGECSESVQLKSSQSERWVWG comes from the exons ATGCTGGAACGGTCGGAAGGGTTctgttttttattatttctcACCGTTTCGCAAATATTGTCCGAAAAGATGGACCTGCGTCCGTGCATCGAG ACAGACTACTACTATGAATACACAGAGTGTGACAGCACAGGGTCCCGCTGGAGAGTGGCCATCCCTCACAATCAAGGCTCCTGTTCAGGACTGCCCACACCTACCAGAGGAACAGACTGCa CGTTCTCATGTGCTGCGGGCGAGTACCTAGACATGTCCACTCAGAAGTGTAGACCCTGTGCGTCCGGATCCTATTCGCTGGGCAGTGGTTTGAGGTTTGACCAATGGGATTCCATTCCTGATGGCTTCACCAGTCTGGCTACTTTCATAGACCTTAATGGAGAGGATAGCCAAGCCTGCaatgg CTCGTCATGGACACCGCAGGGGGTGTATCTGGAATCGAGCCGTGACGAGTGTTCCGTGTCGTTGGTCTACGCTGTTCGACTGGAGAAGCAGGGCTTAGTTTCATTCAGCTACCAGTACCCCGACAGCAACATCTTCTTTCAGTTCTAT GTCCAGAATGAACAGTGCCAGGAAATGTTCCAGAACGACGATCAGAAGTGGATCAAACCCACCACAACCGGAGAGTGGGACACACATACG GTGAATCTTAATTCTGGCACCAACATCCTGTACTGGAGAACCACTGGGATCCTTGATGGAGGGAAGATGGTCAAACCTGTGCTGTTGAAGAACATCCAGATAGAgg GTGTGGCTTACACATCAGAATGCTTCCGGTGTAGACCAGGCTGGTTCAGCCCCGaccctggctcctcctcctgccaaaCCTGCCCACGGAACACCGCTTCCAGCAAGGGAGCCAGCTCCTGCACGCCGTGCCCAGACAATCAGTACTCAC ACGAGGGATGGGCAGAATGCAGGGAGAGGCCTGCGTGCTCAGAGAAGGACTACTTTCAGATTCACACACCCTGTGACAGTGAAGGGAAG ACGCAGGTGACGTATCGGTGGGTGGAGCCACAGATCTGTGTGGAGAATATGACAGGTGCAGTCACACTGCCCCCTACAGGTGAGAGGGCACCCTGTCCTCCTTGTAACCCTGGCTACTACAACACCAATGACTCCACCTGCTTCCCCTGCCCCCATGGCACACACTCTGACGGCACCTCag tgtgtgaagAGTGTCCAGCAGGTACAGAGCCAGTGTTGGGATATGAATATAAATGGTGGAACGTTCTACCCTCGAATATGAAGACATCCTGCTTTAACGTGGGCAATACCAAATGTGATGACATGAATG GGTGGGAGGTGGCAGGGGACCACATACAAAGTGGTTCCGGAGGCTCTGATAACGACTACCTCATCCTTAATCTACACGTTCCTGGCTTCAA GCTACCGACATCGCTGTCTGGGATGACAGGAAGTGAATACGGCCGTATCACCTTTGTTTTTGAGACAGTTTGCTCTGCTGACTGTGAGCTCTATTTCATGATG GACGTAAACAGGAAGAGCACCACCGTGGTGGAATCCTGGGAGGGCAGTAAGGAGAAACAGTCCTACACACACGTCATGAGCACCAACTCCTCTGTCTCGTACACATGGGCCTTCCAGAGAACTAACAAGGCTCTGGAT gcacggCAGTTGGTCGGTGATGTGGTGAAGCTCTACTCTGTGAGCGTGACGAACGTGCTGAACGGTGTGGCATCGGCGTGTCGAGCATGCGCCCTCGTATCCCAGAGTTCCAAGCAGGCAGGCTCCACCTGTGTCCCCTGCCCCGCCGGGTTCTACATCGACAGGGACACCAACCGGTGCCAGGAGtgccctccagacacacacctgactgGACATCACACCTACGGTCAGGACGCATGTGCACCCTGTGGGCCTGGCAGCAAGAGCAACAag GATCACTCTCTTTGTTATAGCGACTGCAGCTTCACATATGTGGGTAAGAACCAAACATGGACCTTTGACCTGAGCCCCCTGAGCAAAGTGGCCTCGCTCATCAACGGGCCCAGCTTCACCTCCAAGGGCACCAAGTACCTCCACCAGTTCAACATCAGCCTGTGTGGACACGAG GGGAAAAGGGCAGCTGTCTGTACAGACAACGTCACTGATCTTACTAGTAAGGATTTGCAGAGTGACTCCGCCCAATTCGTCAATTCTGTGGACAGCTTCATCTGTCAATCAACCATTATCCCTGCGGATGGGCGGGGCTTCAGGATggctctctcctctcagtcaaTCAGTTTAGCAGACACCTTTCTTG GGGCAACTGTGGACACTGCTTTGGACGGAGTAAATGCTAAACCAGAACTCTATCCTAAGAATTCAAAGGATGTTCCAGACATCAACTTCTTCTACAG GTCCACCCAGGCGACGGCCTCCTGTGAGCGAGGTCGCAGCACAGTCATCACGGTTCGCTGTAACCCAGAGAGGAGTGAGAATGGAGACCTGTCAGTGCCCAG tttgtgTCCTGCAGGCACGTGTGATGGATGTACTTTCTACTTCCTGTGGGAGAGTCCGAGCGCCTGCCCCCTCTGTACCCAGAGCGACTTCCACCAGATAGAGGGAGCCTGCAAGGGTGCAGTCCAG GAGACTCTGTATATGTGGAACGAGCCAAAGCTCTGCACTAAAGGTGTGTCCCTACCAGACACAAGTTCCACCGCCTGTGATGCTATTGCCCTATGGTTGAAGATGGGGGTTGGGGGCGGGGCCTTCATGGCTGTGCTActcatctctctcacctgctacttctggaaaaaaaacaagag GCTAGAGTATAAGTACTCTCGTCTGGTGATGACAGCCAATAAGGAGTGCGAGCTGCCAGCTGCTGACAGCTGTGCCCTGGCAgaaggggaggagccagaggatGATGTCGTCTATTCCCAAAATTCCTCACTACTAGGCAAGCTTAGGGCCATTGCCAACAAG ggggagggagagtgcagTGAGTCGGTGCAGCTGAAGTCGTCCCAGTCGGAAAGATGGGTCTGGGGataa
- the klhl42 gene encoding kelch-like protein 42 isoform X2, producing MLKMSSEQVIEIVMDDKTYNVNKRKLIEKSDYFRALYSSGMRESTEDSVQLQGLSVPGLELVLEFINTSKVQIVNETLEDLIETASFLQVTSILKLLSSEIRLENCVELFNLSEVYGTHDLRNACLKYMSCYYHPMLRRPEFSSLPTGHRNQVKEMRMKGTATLVAIGDFTCLSLDLPDQDESWSMLKYGELEQRWKPLANNLPSDMVNVRGYGSAVLDNYLFIVGGYRLTSQEISAAHCYNPCRNEWNQVAPLNQKRSNFKLLAVRGKLYAVGGQSLGTVECYSPEQDWWTCVSSLPDPLAEFSACECQGMIYVMGGYTARGTPVSFATVPPLTAGQCSVLAPPMSASSRCSRWKIPSTWWGGTLTSWSQGGGGQAKQRTC from the exons atgctaAAAATGTCATCGGAGCAAGTAATTGAAATTGTCATGGATGACAAAACCTACAATGTAAACAAAAGGAAGTTGATAGAGAAAAGTGACTATTTCCGTGCCCTGTACAGCTCAGGGATGCGCGAGTCCACAGAAGATTCGGTTCAGTTGCAGGGGCTGAGTGTTCCGGGTCTGGAGTTGGTTCTAGAGTTCATCAATACGTCCAAAGTGCAGATTGTCAATGAAACACTTGAAGACTTGATTGAAACAGCCTCTTTCCTGCAAGTCACCTCCATCCTAAAGCTCCTCTCGTCTGAGATAAGACTAGAAAATTGTGTAGAACTTTTTAACCTATCTGAGGTTTATGGAACTCATGATCTCCGTAATGCTTGCCTCAAGTACATGAGTTGCTACTACCACCCCATGCTGCGGAGGCCCGAGTTCTCTAGTTTACCCACTGGCCATCGCAACCAGGTCAAGGAGATGCGCATGAAAGGCACAGCCACACTGGTCGCTATTGGGGACTTCACTTGTCTGTCCCTAGACCTGCCTGACCAGGATGAGTCCTGGTCCATGTTGAAGTACGGAGAGCTGGAGCAGCGCTGGAAACCGCTCGCTAACAACCTTCCCTCGGACATGGTCAACGTTAGAGGCTATGGTTCGGCCGTCTTGGACAACTACCTCTTCATTGTGGGCGGGTACAGGTTGACCAGTCAGGAGATCTCTGCTGCCCACTGCTATAACCCCTGTAGAAATGAGTGGAACCAGGTGGCACCCCTGAACCAGAAGAG GTCAAACTTCAAGCTGCTGGCAGTCAGAGGGAAGCTCTATGCTGTGGGAGGCCAGAGTCTGGGCACGGTGGAGTGCTACAGCCCAGAGCAGGACTGGTGGACCTGTGTATCATCGCTGCCTGACCCCCTGGCGGAGTTCTCTGCCTGCGAGTGCCAGGGAATGATTTATGTCATGGGAGGCTACACAGCCAGAG GAACACCAGTGTCCTTCGCTACTGTCCCACCTCTGACAGCTGGGCAGTGTTCCGTTCTTGCTCCGCCCATGTCCGCAAGCAGCAGATGCTCTCGGTGGAAGATACCATCTACCTGGTGGGGGGGTACACTCACGAGCTGGAGCCAGGGCGGCGGCGGCCAAGCCAAACAGAGGACATGCTGA
- the klhl42 gene encoding kelch-like protein 42 isoform X1, whose translation MLKMSSEQVIEIVMDDKTYNVNKRKLIEKSDYFRALYSSGMRESTEDSVQLQGLSVPGLELVLEFINTSKVQIVNETLEDLIETASFLQVTSILKLLSSEIRLENCVELFNLSEVYGTHDLRNACLKYMSCYYHPMLRRPEFSSLPTGHRNQVKEMRMKGTATLVAIGDFTCLSLDLPDQDESWSMLKYGELEQRWKPLANNLPSDMVNVRGYGSAVLDNYLFIVGGYRLTSQEISAAHCYNPCRNEWNQVAPLNQKRSNFKLLAVRGKLYAVGGQSLGTVECYSPEQDWWTCVSSLPDPLAEFSACECQGMIYVMGGYTARDRNTSVLRYCPTSDSWAVFRSCSAHVRKQQMLSVEDTIYLVGGYTHELEPGRRRPSQTEDMLTVQSYNVATGEWLQLKENTSKSGLNLTCTLHNDGIYIMSRDVSLPTSLEHRVFLKYNIFSDAWEAFRRFPALGQNMLLCSLYLPNVL comes from the exons atgctaAAAATGTCATCGGAGCAAGTAATTGAAATTGTCATGGATGACAAAACCTACAATGTAAACAAAAGGAAGTTGATAGAGAAAAGTGACTATTTCCGTGCCCTGTACAGCTCAGGGATGCGCGAGTCCACAGAAGATTCGGTTCAGTTGCAGGGGCTGAGTGTTCCGGGTCTGGAGTTGGTTCTAGAGTTCATCAATACGTCCAAAGTGCAGATTGTCAATGAAACACTTGAAGACTTGATTGAAACAGCCTCTTTCCTGCAAGTCACCTCCATCCTAAAGCTCCTCTCGTCTGAGATAAGACTAGAAAATTGTGTAGAACTTTTTAACCTATCTGAGGTTTATGGAACTCATGATCTCCGTAATGCTTGCCTCAAGTACATGAGTTGCTACTACCACCCCATGCTGCGGAGGCCCGAGTTCTCTAGTTTACCCACTGGCCATCGCAACCAGGTCAAGGAGATGCGCATGAAAGGCACAGCCACACTGGTCGCTATTGGGGACTTCACTTGTCTGTCCCTAGACCTGCCTGACCAGGATGAGTCCTGGTCCATGTTGAAGTACGGAGAGCTGGAGCAGCGCTGGAAACCGCTCGCTAACAACCTTCCCTCGGACATGGTCAACGTTAGAGGCTATGGTTCGGCCGTCTTGGACAACTACCTCTTCATTGTGGGCGGGTACAGGTTGACCAGTCAGGAGATCTCTGCTGCCCACTGCTATAACCCCTGTAGAAATGAGTGGAACCAGGTGGCACCCCTGAACCAGAAGAG GTCAAACTTCAAGCTGCTGGCAGTCAGAGGGAAGCTCTATGCTGTGGGAGGCCAGAGTCTGGGCACGGTGGAGTGCTACAGCCCAGAGCAGGACTGGTGGACCTGTGTATCATCGCTGCCTGACCCCCTGGCGGAGTTCTCTGCCTGCGAGTGCCAGGGAATGATTTATGTCATGGGAGGCTACACAGCCAGAG acagGAACACCAGTGTCCTTCGCTACTGTCCCACCTCTGACAGCTGGGCAGTGTTCCGTTCTTGCTCCGCCCATGTCCGCAAGCAGCAGATGCTCTCGGTGGAAGATACCATCTACCTGGTGGGGGGGTACACTCACGAGCTGGAGCCAGGGCGGCGGCGGCCAAGCCAAACAGAGGACATGCTGACGGTGCAGTCCTACAACGTGGCAACGGGCGAGTGGCTCCAACTGAAGGAGAACACATCCAAGTCGGGCCTGAACCTGACCTGCACGCTGCACAACGACGGCATCTACATCATGAGCCGGGACGTGAGCCTGCCCACCAGCCTGGAGCACAGGGTCTTCCTCAAGTACAATATCTTCTCGGACGCTTGGGAGGCCTTTCGACGCTTCCCTGCACTGGGCCAGAACATGCTGCTCtgctccctctacctccccaatGTTCTATGA
- the LOC134037868 gene encoding uncharacterized protein LOC134037868 produces the protein MWFVFIQITKAIQLQSDMEVCHPYTERYLLTLIFYAADSPVLSQSGVVKRPHCIPAHTVRVRVTNTEERPLTFQNLQSVSLSFPDLYYRLTGNPYAPDLFHLAHLQTDFLSSESYLPARPTECLEHHSVAEELQQVSQGEGESCTPDWMLCDGSFVPSYPGREWASINHGGQDFSRAFSSVTWTDNALDILGRCNITDYTVYEQFVFSVDVDILHPDHSDRTGQISVSREPSYTPRKERTKYKDARGPRPHRQNQRRYTGAYLANSVTKLKEKRSVLSTEVFHEVYNSIC, from the exons ATGTGGTTTGTGTTCATTCAAATAACCAAAGCCATCCAGTTGCAGTCAGACATGGAAGTGTGTCATCCCTACACAGAAAGATATCTACTGACACTGATATTCTATGCAGCAGACTCTCCTGTTCTCAGCCAATCAG GTGTTGTGAAGAGGCCTCACTGCATTccagcacacacagtgagagtgagagtgaccaACACAGAGGAGAGGCCTCTGACCTTCCAGAACCTGCAGTCGGTCTCCCTCAGCTTCCCAGACCTTTACTACAGACTCACAGGGAACCCTTACGCTCCTGACCTCTTCCATCTCGCCCACCTCCAGACAGACTTCTTGTCCTCAGAGTCCTACCTTCCAGCCAGACCAACTGAGTGTCTGGAGCACCACTCTGTCGCTGAGGAGCTCCAGCAGGTctctcagggggagggggagagctgcACCCCAGACTGGATGCTCTGTGATGGGTCATTTGTGCCATCCTATCCTGGGAGGGAATGGGCCTCAATTAACCACGGGGGCCAGGATTTCAGCAGGGCTTTCTCTAGTGTGACCTGGACAGATAATGCACTAGATATACTGGGGAGGtgcaatatcactgattatacTGTGTATGAGCAGTTTGTCTTCTCTGTCGATGTGGACATTCTGCATCCAGATCATTCAGACAGAACGGGACAGATTTCAGTCTCAAGAGAACCCAGTTACACCCCCCGAAAGGAAAGGACAAAGTACAAGGATGCACGGGGCCCCAGACCTCACCGACAGAATCAAAGGAGATATACTGGAGCCTACCTAGCTAACTCAGTCACTAAGCTGAAGGAGAAGAGGTCAGTTCTAAGCACTGAGGTATTTCATGAGGTTTACAATAGCATTTGTTAG
- the nrip2 gene encoding nuclear receptor-interacting protein 2 isoform X2, producing the protein MSGTKKGELAIRDKAIFHQQRRLKQATQFTHKDSADLLPLDGLKRLGTSKDLQPHSIVQRRLLEGNMTRLRGEAGDLNSRVRSPLADNKEGGDVEERSESTADDSTEERESPEESERSLRSDEEDDSSEAGGKSGPDEARQTAGADQTDEGTEARQGVATLTALLVQCKCCETEVRASINTGSKHNLISSSYCQRLGMVPTQEGPPCGQTEGRGLVSTVKGLQLQLGRQMIQCSAYVTEDEVFELCLGLQTLLELKCCVDLSRRVLKLQVSGEELPFLEPPSESQLQHDTNENL; encoded by the exons ATGAGCGGGACTAAGAAGGGCGAGCTGGCTATCCGCGACAAAGCCATCTTCCATCAGCAGCGGCGTCTGAAGCAGGCCACCCAGTTCACACATAAGGACTCAGCTGACCTGCTGCCCCTTGATGGGCTGAAGAGACTGGGCACCTCCAAAGACCTG CAACCCCACAGCATCGTTCAGCGCCGTCTCCTTGAGGGGAACATGACTCGCCtgcggggggaggcaggggacctCAACTCCAGGGTCCGCTCCCCTCTGGCTGACAACAAGGAGGGCGGAgacgtggaggagaggagcgagagcaCGGCGGATGACTccacggaggagagggagtcaccggaggagagcgagaggagccTCCGGTCGGACGAGGAGGACGACAGCAGCGAGGCCGGGGGGAAAAGTGGCCCGGACGAGGCCAGGCAGACGGCCGGGGCAGATCAGACTGACGAGGGGACGGAGGCCAGGCAGGGGGTGGCTACCCTCACTGCTCTGCTGGTTCAATGCAAG TGCTGTGAGACTGAGGTGAGGGCTTCCATCAACACAGGCAGTAAACACAACCTCATCTCCAGCTCCTACTGCCAGAGACTTGG GATGGTGCCCACCCAGGAGGGTCCACCGTGTGGTCAGACAGAGGGGCGTGGCCTGGTCAGCACAGTTAAGGGTCTGCAGCTGCAGCTAGGCAGACAGATGATCCAGTGCTCTGCCTATGTCACAG aagATGAGGTGTTCGAGCTATGCCTGGGTCTTCAGACTCTGCTGGAACTCAAA tgCTGTGTGGACCTGAGCAGAAGGGTCCTGAAGCTGCAGGTTTCAGGAGAAGAGCTGCCATTCTTGGAGCCGCCATCTGAGAGCCAACTGCAGCACGACACCAACGAGAACCTGTGA
- the nrip2 gene encoding nuclear receptor-interacting protein 2 isoform X1, whose protein sequence is MSGTKKGELAIRDKAIFHQQRRLKQATQFTHKDSADLLPLDGLKRLGTSKDLQPHSIVQRRLLEGNMTRLRGEAGDLNSRVRSPLADNKEGGDVEERSESTADDSTEERESPEESERSLRSDEEDDSSEAGGKSGPDEARQTAGADQTDEGTEARQGVATLTALLVQCKCCETEVRASINTGSKHNLISSSYCQRLGMVPTQEGPPCGQTEGRGLVSTVKGLQLQLGRQMIQCSAYVTGKREDEVFELCLGLQTLLELKCCVDLSRRVLKLQVSGEELPFLEPPSESQLQHDTNENL, encoded by the exons ATGAGCGGGACTAAGAAGGGCGAGCTGGCTATCCGCGACAAAGCCATCTTCCATCAGCAGCGGCGTCTGAAGCAGGCCACCCAGTTCACACATAAGGACTCAGCTGACCTGCTGCCCCTTGATGGGCTGAAGAGACTGGGCACCTCCAAAGACCTG CAACCCCACAGCATCGTTCAGCGCCGTCTCCTTGAGGGGAACATGACTCGCCtgcggggggaggcaggggacctCAACTCCAGGGTCCGCTCCCCTCTGGCTGACAACAAGGAGGGCGGAgacgtggaggagaggagcgagagcaCGGCGGATGACTccacggaggagagggagtcaccggaggagagcgagaggagccTCCGGTCGGACGAGGAGGACGACAGCAGCGAGGCCGGGGGGAAAAGTGGCCCGGACGAGGCCAGGCAGACGGCCGGGGCAGATCAGACTGACGAGGGGACGGAGGCCAGGCAGGGGGTGGCTACCCTCACTGCTCTGCTGGTTCAATGCAAG TGCTGTGAGACTGAGGTGAGGGCTTCCATCAACACAGGCAGTAAACACAACCTCATCTCCAGCTCCTACTGCCAGAGACTTGG GATGGTGCCCACCCAGGAGGGTCCACCGTGTGGTCAGACAGAGGGGCGTGGCCTGGTCAGCACAGTTAAGGGTCTGCAGCTGCAGCTAGGCAGACAGATGATCCAGTGCTCTGCCTATGTCACAGGTAAAAGAG aagATGAGGTGTTCGAGCTATGCCTGGGTCTTCAGACTCTGCTGGAACTCAAA tgCTGTGTGGACCTGAGCAGAAGGGTCCTGAAGCTGCAGGTTTCAGGAGAAGAGCTGCCATTCTTGGAGCCGCCATCTGAGAGCCAACTGCAGCACGACACCAACGAGAACCTGTGA